Within Mercenaria mercenaria strain notata chromosome 15, MADL_Memer_1, whole genome shotgun sequence, the genomic segment TCCCgctttgtaatgttttacaaaatctaCCATCATCTTTTTGCCATCAATCTCCCGAGTTATACAAGTACCATCTAGATTTTATAGACAGATGCACCCGTATAGTTTCAGACAAGTACAGGTCACCTCTGATTACCAGAAATTTTCATTCTTTCCACACTCAGTTGTATTGTTGAATAACCTGCCTAGCCATATAGTTACCATCCCTGACCTTGTTACATATAGGGTTACTGCAAGGGTAAAATGAAAGTATGTATGCGGAACAGTACAGTAACGAGTGAATCGGCCCTGATACTCCTTTAACTAACTGGGCCGAGACTGCTAGCAATTCTACTCACTCTGGCGTCAGTGACGCACACTGATTAAAGatcatatctcagtaaccacagcatgcattggattgaaacttcacatatagCTTCTAGTCAAATACCAAGCTGGATAACTCCTGGTTGAATTCAatgtaaattatggccctttagttaaagttttgcgcgCGGAGAACTGTCAAGCTGTGTCTCAGTAACAAATACATGCACTGGGTTTAAACTTCACAAAGTGCTTTCTAGTCATCAAACTGATCAAACGTATTTGCATTATCAAGGTAGATAATTCTGGTtcaattttatgcaaattgtAGTCTTTTTCTGACTTAAGTTTTGCGTGCAGCTAACAAACTTCAAACAACGCATTCATTCTagctattaaacatattttcacaACCAAGGGAGATAACCATTTCCTGACATCCCTATCTTTCTATATGTAATGAAAGTTTACAAGTTTTATTCGTTTCATTCTAAAAAGCTGTTTCTTTGATGGGTAgccatttaaaaaagaaatctccAGTGAATATGAATCAAATGTCCAGTGAATGAGTAAACTGATATCAGTCATGAAAACAAATCTTCAAGACAtgaccaaaatctgattgacCCCCTTTTAGATTCTGTTTAGGCTTAGTGTAGACTAGCCactaaactgataataaaacatttgtcacaaaatttcaacttctgtaatttttcttttattttatgtaatagtgacaaatgccagtcggTTTTTAAGATTTTCGCtgagaactgattgtaatattatcaCGACATTGGACATAGTtcgaaaatattttctgattgatAAAGCACGAAGTTGTACATTTAATTGAAGAGACAGCTCACCAGCTGAGTAGAAAGTATTCTGCCAGTGGATAACAAATTTAGCTTCACCCAATCATGACGGGACTTAAATAAAGAAgctgtatataaaaatattaatattaattgagAAACTGATCAGCTACCGACGAAAAATCGATTTAATCTGATTTACGTATCGCATTGATACAATAAAAagcaattgtttttatatttttttattacgtAGTGACAGTAAAACAATATCAAAGTAGTAATTTTTATACAGCGCTTGGTAAGATAAGActtgaagaaaatgatgaaatcaTGCTCAGATCGCCTCCTCGAAACAAAACATGTATAGATGTGCAGATGAAGTCATCTGAATAAAGAACATAGAAGAAgtaaatgaacataaatataaaacaaagacaaaacaaaaacacaaatgaaCACTGTGGAGCatcgccttggaatggtcagtggtaAAATTACTGCTGGGgagcttaacctttagcctgctggcggcaagtaattttgtctttgcgaacagtgcagaccaagaacagcctgcacatccatgcaggttgatcatggccTACAatgttctctattcagtcagtaaattttcagtgaacacaagTGCCCAAATTGAATGGTTGGCacgtccattttagaaatttagcagggtaattcTCTCGCAATCTCCACTACGTTCCAAAATCATACTTCAAATAAATGTGAAGTACTAACTACAAAACCTTGTTCAATAGATATCTTTCTACCATAGCGCTTTTGTCTAGTTTCCATTCCCCCTTGTAAAACTTGTATGTAGAACTCAAATCAAAAGCTTGTTCAATAGATATCTTTCTAACATAGCGCTTTTGTCCGGTTTCTATTCCCCCTTGTAAAACTTGTATGTAGAACTCAGAACAAAAGCTTGTTCAATAGATATCTTTCTACCATAGCGCTTTTGACTAGTTTCCATTCCCCCtagtaaaaacaaagacaaatatcaaacagggaatgccacgtaccaaaatcgcagcctccccaaaacgaaacctacagcacacagacgtgcacaccacaaacacacacacatacatacacgtgcacacacacaaagccagcaccacgggtggtaaacgcgcaatccaattcccactagGAATACgctaaaatgggttgcgcgacttccggtgctggtgtttcgcattaatatatacaaaatcgaggtaggtgggtttttgtttttgtaaataatgacatatttacgagtgttttcgaaaaaagcaaaatgctattcgacacaaaaatgaataaagatcatatgtgtgaaataccaacttattaaatTAAGAATCAGcactgttatcacgaaaactctgctggctcgaactgtcaaaaaaacattgaattatgaaaaatgaaaattttctaactcttgtgccttctttctggaaatgtgacgcttctaatgatcaaacatgtataaaacagtcatgaatattacatacacttgaatgaaatgttgctttggggggaaagattggcaaaagaTAATCGGGAATGgcgttgcgccccgggaatggagttgcgcctATACATTATATACACTATGATGTATAGAgaaactccattcccggtgcgcaaccccattcccgatgagtttttgtcaattatgtccccgtaagcaggatttgaagcaaataatttatgatattcgttactttataatagttgagttatcataaatagcatcagatgtcctcagattaggcatatgaggtcagaaacttctattgttgttgatttcatacttttttcacgtttcgtgtcgcctgagtttttgtgataatagagccgaatcataaattacaaaccagatattttacatacattgtatatgatgtattatcatatttgtgtcgaatagcattttgcttttttcgatgAAATCTATTCTTGTCTCAtattaagcaaaatcataacttaacatacctcaatttcgtctctttttttacgcgcaacaccagcaccggacgttgcgcaacccattttaagcgtattcccagcaggaattggattgcgcgtttaccacccgtgaacacacgaggacaaaacgaacaaacaaaggaacacacacatacacgcgcacacacacaaagcctacacaagaggacaaaacgaacaaacaaaggaacacaaacTTGTATGTAGAACTCAGAACAAAAGCTTGTTCAAAAGTTATGTTGATGGACTATGGAAGAAAAACATTTGCGTAATATTCATTTGTCGAAATGCGCgatttaggtgagaaatgcgcgacTGAAATGGGCTTTAATTGTGTTCCAGTACATGACTGTTTATCATACTATATATAGGGAGTATGGTATAACATAGATACTGGTTTATTCTTTATAGTTTGGTGCAAGTGTTATAACCTAAATATGCTATCTTTAGGACATTATGTAATTAAAATATGAGATGACTAACTTTACTTTCATCCACCAAACATCTGCTATGCAAGTTTCTAGagaaatatagatatatttctTGTATTTATGCCTACGTTGTAATAAGTGTTATTTTACTTAGTGGTCTAGAATTTAATGTCATATAATGTAAGCGTTATATCTTAAGCGTTTGCCGTATAAGTTAAAATGATTccttattttttaagtttattgaAAGTTtataacttttacatttaaatcaaTGTCCATCAGAGCGTAATAACATTTTCTAAAGGAAGCGTTATTGGTAAtgcttaaatgaatatttttttctaatatgagccgtgccatgggaaaaccaacatagtgggtttgcgaccagcatggatccagaccagcctgcgcatccgcgcagtctggtcaggctccatgctgttcgcttttaaagcctattggaattggagaaactgttagcgaacagcatggatcctgaccagactgcgcggatgcgcaggctggtctggatccatgctggtcgcacacccactatgttggttttctcatggcacggctcatatgatattTAGAATGAATGGAAATCTATTAAGGATTCATGATGTATCCCAGTTGCTACAACAAATAATGTTACAGATATTTTGTATACTTAGCGGAGAAAAAAGTActgtaaaacttaaaaaagaactGAAAGGATGGAGACGTGGGTAATGGTAAATACCAGCTCAAATACGTACAAGTAGTTCCTTCGAGTCTTTACAATAAGATTAATAACCATATAGATATGcatttttttggaatttagataAAATGAGCTACATCCGATGCCATGTAAACGATTTGCTAGCACGCCTCTAAGCTATACTTCTCAGGTGACTTTTTATCCATTGCCTAATATGTGCACTCAATCAATTATATGAGCTTTCTGCTGTCCACAATTTTTGACGTGAAGTATACACTGCCTAAGAACCACTATATATCAGACAGCATCATTAGCAACGCGCCAGAAGTTTTTTTCCTCCTTAGTGACTTCATATCTAAAAGGAAATTTTCAACTCTATATTCCTTCACAATGGTGAGTCCGCCTTACAAATTAATACTTTTTTATGCCTATTATTAGTACTAGTTATATTGCATGTTCCTGTAATCTGttacttattttatttcttttatatatttttttattatttgtacgACTGTACTTCGCAGACAGTTTAAAGTCAATAGATCGGCAGATGAGACAGAAAGTGTTCTAAGTGCTCTTTATCTATACGTACATAGAATTATATGTACATAACTTTAAATTCGAAGATGAAAATGATTATATGCTAATAAAACTGAAGAAcaatgcaaatgaaaataaaacatagtaCTTGGATGTTGTTCTGGTCCATTGGGATCATGGCTTTATTTGCAGTTTTactgtaacagaattccgcttaagccgtttCAAGGGGGCgagaggggtgttgcacatttcattacctttgatAAACAGATCCAATAAAGCCAAGTCTGCTATTTTTTTCCTCTGTTCTGTTCGGTTCCATGCTTGCAAGGGATATTTTACAGGTTTTATCAGTAAATGGCTACAAAACGTGTAAATGTGCACACTGAAACGCTGTGTTGATATTAAATTCCAGTAATCTATGGATTAGCAGGTTCATTGTTTCGTATTAAGTCCAGACAATTAATGAACGCATtgtatttctatatatattttcacatattcaTACACTTTGTTTCGATAAACACAtgcataaaaattttgaaaataatcattgAATTATTATTGAATAGCAAGTCAGCTGTAGTCGACAAGCCACAGACTGTTAtatataaaggttttgtttttcgAGTGCACAACCTGAATTATGCGTCTGGAATAATGTCACCACAAATGATACGATTTTGATCATAATTAAGACCATATTCTACGTTACCCAAACAACGATATCTATTGAATATTCAATGTATGACTGTAAAACGtaggtcactttattttacagcGTGAATGTATCTCCATCCATCTTGGCCAAGCCGGGGTCCAGATTGGCAATGCCTGTTGGGAGCTGTACTGTCTTGAGCACGGGATCCAGCCCGACGGTCAGATGCCAAGTGACAAGACTATAGGAGGTGGAGATGATTCTTTCAACACTTTCTTTAGTGAAACTGGAGCCGGAAAACATGTTCCCAGAGCTGTGTTTGTGGACTTGGAACCAACAGTTGTCGGTATGGTTGATAAACAACTAAAATAGTACttacttaaaatgaaaatcaatatCCTTTGCTGTTACGAATAACAAATGTCTGTTATGACAGTTAAAATAGTTAATGTTCTTGTTGAATCAAAAACTAAATGGACGTATGAACATTGACAATGCTGACAAATTCTTACAAGAATTACACAGAGATTAAATCTGATTTGCGCATACCTGTTTATTTCAGACGAGGTTCGTACCGGCACCTACCGTCAGCTGTTCCATCCCGAGCAGCTCATCACCGGCAAGGAGGACGCCGCCAACAACTACGCCCGTGGTCACTACACCATTGGTAAAGAGATCATCGACTTGGTTCTGGATAGAATCCGTAAACTTGCTGATCAATGCACTGGTCTTCAAGGCTTTTTGATCTTCCACTCTTTCGGTGGCGGAACTGGTTCTGGATTTGCTTCACTTCTCATGGAACGTCTCTCCGTCGACTACGGAAAGAAATCCAAGTTGGAGTTTGCAGTTTACCCTGCTCCACAAGTATCTACAGCTGTCGTCGAACCGTACAATTCTATTCTTACCACCCATACAACCCTAGAGCACTCTGATTGCGCCTTCATGGTTGATAACGAGGCTATCTATGATATTTGTCGCCGTAATCTGGACATCGATAGACCAACTTACACAAACTTAAATAGACTGATTGGCCAGATTGTCTCCTCAATCACCGCCTCTCTGAGATTTGATGGCGCACTCAACGTCGACTTGACTGAGTTCCAGACCAACTTGGTACCATACCCACGTATCCACTTCCCTCTCGCCACATACGCCCCCGTGATCTCCGCTGAGAAGGCCTATCATGAGCAACTGACCGTGTCTGAAATCACGAACGCATGTTTCGAACCAGCCAACCAGATGGTAAAGTGTGATCCTCGTCATGGCAAGTACATGGCCTGTTGCATGCTTTACAGAGGTGATGTTGTCCCCAAGGACGTCAATGCCGCCATTGCTACCATTAAAACAAAGAGAACCATTCAGTTTGTTGACTGGTGTCCAACTGGATTCAAGGTCGGCATAAACTACCAGCCACCAACTGTCGTACCGGGAGGTGATCTTGCCAAGGTCCAGCGTGCTGTATGCATGTTGAGCAACACAACAGCTATTGCGGAGGCCTGGGCTCGTCTTGACCACAAGTTCGACTTGATGTATGCTAAGAGAGCGTTTGTTCACTGGTACGTTGGTGAGGGTATGGAGGAAGGAGAGTTCTCCGAGGCCCGTGAAGATTTGGCTGCCCTCGAGAAGGACTACGAAGAGGTCGGGATTGATTCTGTGGAAGAGGAAGGCGAGGAAGAAGGAGAAGAATATTAAATTCAATGCTACTTAGCGCGACAAAATTGCTGTTTTTAATTATCTATTCGATCTATCTTGACCTTGCAGCAGTTAAAAATATCTCTACAAAATTTCTGTTCTCTTTCTAATTTAACAATGGTATtgtcatgaaataaaatttgttcgacccgctaaaaattaaaattgacTTCGAGTACAATAATTAAGAACCTTTGACATAAATTATCCTTTTTAGATGTACggatataattttatttgttttagaatCCCATCAGATATACTCTCTCTATTATTTCTTCTTTAGAACTGGACAAATAATTTTGGGACACCGTAACATTTGCATTTAAATGAACCTTATAGAATTAAGGTCATGCTTTGCTTTGATTTTCTGTAGCCGAGATATCGTTATAATGGTTATGACAATTGTTCCATGCCGGATGTtattactttactatatacatatatatgcgtGTTGTGGTTCGGAAGCAGGTGCGAGCAGAATTCAATTTACCTCGTTCTGCTTGTACACAAATCTTGGAACAAACGGTCATCTGTTGCGAGGACCTTCCCTTAAACGCGTATGGTTTTTAGACGAGAACTAATTGTGTGTCCTTCGCGTAGTGTATACACTTTAAAGGCTCACAGTGTGACTGTGACATTttccattatgaacataaaatacagtagtctcttgttaaatcctatttctgatcaTTACATTAACATTTGTTAAAGGTtttaatattgctgaatatactagaatatttttactgaatccattgtttttattaccaAAGAACCCCCTCTCCctaacacacacacgcacgcacgcacgcacgcacgcgcgcgcacgcacacacacacacacacacacacacacgcacgcacacgcacgcacacgtacacaaactattaaatatcatgtgcaatattaaaagtcgTGCTTTTCTAATCATGTAAGTACGCATAGCATCTACATGTATTTGGAAAGCTATTTCacctgtttttaagataaaaacttAAAGCATTATAGACCTTTAACATATGACACAAATGTACATCTTTGCATGTATTACAAAAATTGTTGCACAGGGAAATAAGGAATAAAATTCTTATTGTCTTTGCATCTCTTAACACAATTTTGCATACTGGTATTCAGCTTACGTATCGCCTCGCAAAACTGAGATATTGGTACCGTtgaatttatattgaaatgttgtCAAGAACAATTATATCATTACAGGCATACGAAAGAACATTCAAAccgaaaatatacatatatacattctGTGTTAAATAATGCCGCGCAGACTTTGTTAGCTGTTTAACCGATCTAGaaacaaaatgacaataaaagACATCGCTTGAAAATGCGGCTCTGTTTACTACTGTCGTGATCAAAATGGCGAGTTTCCTACATAACTTGGGCAATATTAAAGTAATGTTGATAAGGATGAGATATGTGTGTTTTCtgttacaaataaacatgtattttttctGACTAAATGTACTTCTATTTTTCTGTCGTTCAATTAGCTAATATGTCAGTACCTGATATTCGGTACAGCCGTATTAAGATGTGTCTATTGTTTGATTTTTCGaggtctgtttgtttgtttgttttgggtttaacgctgtttttcaacagtatttcagtcatgttacggcggacagttaaactaaccagtgttcatggattttgtaccattacaaacctcttctccgcaagtaactatccccacatgatttcagacacaatgtcttgtatcaaatcgtcacggtgaacatacgccccacccgggaTCAATTTCGCGACCTGCGATCCGttgaccaacgctctccctactgagctaagcggacgggcctTAAAATCTGTAAACCGGTCTTACTAAAACTATGCCATCATAGTAAATCCTCATTTTACAACCTCAAACCATTTTTGAAGTCACAAAAGTactaaaatgaaacttttttaagGGAAGTAAATGGCAATAAAAGCAAAATAACGTCTTTGACGTTTTGTCGTGAAAAAGAgctttaaaggcgtacgctagaattccctatatatgagatgggcgaaaattttcccaataacagaatttctttaaactttggagattgaaggacaatcatctaagaaacaaaaaaatgcaataaaaatcataggtcaccggattcgaaaaagagttatctgcccttgaaaacgtcatttttggggaaaatgccattttcaaggacagataactctttttcgataccggtgacctatggtttttattgcatttttttgtttcttagatgattgtccttcaatatccaaagtttgaagaaattctgttattgggaaaattttcgcaccaaattctagcatacgtccttaatacTTGATCATGAAGTGAAATTCAAAATCTTCACCAATGCTATTCACTCGTTTTGTAAAATCAcaacttttatgtatattttgtgactttttaaaaactgGTGTGTTAAAGtattatgaataaaatca encodes:
- the LOC128548926 gene encoding tubulin alpha-1A chain-like — encoded protein: MRECISIHLGQAGVQIGNACWELYCLEHGIQPDGQMPSDKTIGGGDDSFNTFFSETGAGKHVPRAVFVDLEPTVVDEVRTGTYRQLFHPEQLITGKEDAANNYARGHYTIGKEIIDLVLDRIRKLADQCTGLQGFLIFHSFGGGTGSGFASLLMERLSVDYGKKSKLEFAVYPAPQVSTAVVEPYNSILTTHTTLEHSDCAFMVDNEAIYDICRRNLDIDRPTYTNLNRLIGQIVSSITASLRFDGALNVDLTEFQTNLVPYPRIHFPLATYAPVISAEKAYHEQLTVSEITNACFEPANQMVKCDPRHGKYMACCMLYRGDVVPKDVNAAIATIKTKRTIQFVDWCPTGFKVGINYQPPTVVPGGDLAKVQRAVCMLSNTTAIAEAWARLDHKFDLMYAKRAFVHWYVGEGMEEGEFSEAREDLAALEKDYEEVGIDSVEEEGEEEGEEY